In Oreochromis aureus strain Israel breed Guangdong linkage group 20, ZZ_aureus, whole genome shotgun sequence, the following are encoded in one genomic region:
- the zgc:171775 gene encoding STKc_p38 domain-containing protein has translation MESPVKDSPVRPGFHRMEIQKTTWDVPHRYANLQAIGSGAYGTVCSAIDQKTKEKVAIKKLYRPFQSLIHATRAYRELRLLRHIQHENVICLLNVFTPDPTLEKFQTFYMVMPFVAQDLGHIMKTKRLSNRIVTYLFYQLLRGLKYIHSAGIIHRDLKPGNLAVNENCELKILDFGLARHTESEMTGYVVTRWYRAPEVIFNWMHYSQTVDVWSAACILAEMITGQVLFRGQDSIDQLKKILRLTGTPDSSLVQKMQSKDAQSYVRGLPPQKKKNFKEAFPGLDDGVIDLLEGMLLLDPEARLTAKQGLSHPYLAEYHDPDCEPDAEPYDDSFESLELAIGEWKSLIHMEIMTFDPDHPSMTAM, from the exons ATGGAGTCTCCAGTGAAGGATTCCCCGGTGAGACCGGGTTTCCACAGAATGGAGATCCAGAAAACGACGTGGGACGTCCCGCATAGATACGCGAACCTGCAGGCCATCGGCTCCGGAGCTTACGGGACAGTGTG CTCTGCCATCGACCAGAAGACCAAGGAGAAGGTGGCCATCAAGAAGCTCTACCGGCCTTTTCAGTCCCTCATCCACGCCACGCGGGCCTACAGAGAGCTCAGGCTGCTCCGTCACATACAGCatgaaaat GTGATCTGCCTTCTTAATGTCTTCACACCTGACCCCACACTGGAGAAATTCCAAACCTT TTATATGGTAATGCCCTTTGTAGCCCAGGATCTGGGCCACATTATGAAGACCAAGAGATTAAGCAATCGCATCGTCACATACCTGTTCTACCAGCTTCTAAGAGGCTTGAAG TACATTCACTCTGCAGGGATCATTCATCGG GATCTGAAGCCTGGTAATCTCGCTGTGAATGAGAACTGTGAATTAAAG ATTCTGGATTTTGGCCTGGCAAGACATACAGAGAGTGAAATGACTGGTTACGTTGTAACACGGTGGTACCGAGCACCAGAGGTCATATTTAACTGGATGCACTACAGCCAGACAG TGGATGTCTGGTCAGCTGCCTGTATACTGGCTGAAATGATCACTGGCCAGGTGCTTTTCCGAGGACAGGACA GTATCGATCAGCTGAAGAAGATCCTCCGTCTAACAGGAACTCCAGACTCCTCCCTGGTGCAGAAGATGCAGAGTAAAGAT GCACAATCATATGTGCGAGGTCTCCCtccacaaaagaagaaaaacttcaAGGAAGCGTTTCCAGGCTTGGATGACGGTG TTATAGACCTGCTGGAGGGGATGTTGCTGCTGGATCCTGAGGCCAGGCTGACAGCTAAGCAGGGACTGTCCCACCCTTACCTGGCTGAATATCACGACCCAGACTGCGAACCAGACGCTGAGCCCTATGACGACTCCTTCGAGAGCCTGGAGCTCGCCATTGGCGAGTGGAAGA GTCTGATCCACATGGAGAtcatgacctttgaccctgaCCACCCTAGTATGACGGCCATGTAG